AATCCTGATTTTGCGGAGCATTAGCTAGCTGCACATAGATGGGGTCATTTAGCATTGCcctatagtcaaagatatggcttTTCTAGTATCATGTatggatcacagagttggaccataaagaaggctgagtcctgaagaactgatgcttttgaactgtggtgctggagaagactcctgaaagtcctttggattgcaaggagatcaaagcagtcagtcctaaagaaaatcaaccctgaatatttactggaaggactgatgctgaagctgaagttccaatactttggctgcctgatgtgaagagttgactcattggaaaagactctgatgctgggaaagattgagggcaggagaagggggcagcagaggatgagatggttggctggcatcactgattccatggggatgaatttgagcaaattccaggaggtgGTGgatgacaggggagcctggtgtgctgcaatccacggggttgcagagtcagacaagacttagcaactgaacaacagcaacaaccttcCTGAGTCTTAGCTTCCTGGCCTGTAAAATGGGCCAAATAATAGCACACAGCGTTATTGTGAGGTCCTGGGAGAAAATGTGCGCAAAGTTAGAGAATGCTAAGCAAACACTGGCAATTAGTACCGAAAGACATGGAGAGGCACTTTGGACACATTTAAAGTGCTCTATAAATGAATATGTGGGGTGGTGATCATGGAGACTGATTCACTCAGGAAATAGAGGTCAGGGTCTACTATTAGCAAGGCCCCATTTCAGATGCTGGAGCAACCGGAGATGGATGACAGGGGTACCCggctgcagaaggaaatgatgaGGAGGACAAAacggggagggagagagatatTTGAGAAGTACACACGTGCAGTGATTTATTGAAGACtttctgaaaacttaaaaaaaaatagcttcaaTCAAAAAtcctcagtaaatctttagttCCCTGAAATGATGGCTTTACCATCCAACAACTGCCCTTCGGTTAATTCCAGTGACTCACTCGTAAATTACACCCCTGCCTGTTTCCCTCTGCATGAaagttccacagacagaagacagATTGGGCAGCTTGCTATGCTTTATTTAAACAACCCGGCCGTAAAGGGCAAGTACTTCAGCTGCGTCAGTAGATGGGCTCCGGTGTGCTGTAGCCCTGCTCTTTCTCAAGCCTGTGCTGCCATACACGCACCAATTCTTGGAACAGGTCCACAGAACGCAGCAGGCAAGCTCTTGGCTCTCCTTTGCGGCCTATCTCTTCTGTGAGTTCTAAGTCACTTCCTTCCTTGTTTTCAGAATCCGTTGGAAACCACTTGCTCGTGTAAGCCCCCAGCATCAACCTGCTTCTGTAAACTGTGTCACTTTTCTGAGCCAGTCTGCTAATTCATCCCTCGGAACAGCCCTAACCCAACAGGGCTGGAATTGCCAGATGGGCTGGAATCCCCAGGTAAGTCCGTCATTTCTGGAGGGAACTGAGTAGTGAACACTGATTACTGTGAAAAGCATGAATGTCCTTTTTTGAGGCCGGCAAAGTTAAATTTGCTCTCTTTTTCAGAGGggtggtttatttttaaacagtgcAGTCTGTCTACATTAGCCAGGCTTCTCCTCACTTCAGAGAATAAACTACCAaatgtcctctctctcttttcctaatTTGTTTCTTTATAGCACTGATCACACATCCACAGTTATCAGGTTTGTTTACATAATTATTATCTGCACTTACACAGCTATCCCTACCTAACTAGATCCTAAGCTCCACAGAAGCAGTAGCTTTGGCTATTTTCAGTCTTGGTGCCAAGAAGGTCATGGTCCAATGGTGGcatgaaaatataaacacataattATGAAATAACATCATAAATCCAGTGATGGAGAAATGCTCAGATCGATATCTCTTTTAGTGATGGAGTTCTCTACTTTCTTTGACTCACCCCCTTTAAAGAACATCAAGTTTTAGGTGCTTGCTCATGTCCAGTtatttgtgaacccatggactgtagcctgccaggctcctctatccatggacttctccaagcaagaatactggagtgggtagccattcccttctccagggagtcttcctgacccaggaatcaaactcgggtctcctgcactgcaggcaggttcttaaccgtCTGAGCTGTGATGGAAGCACAAGGAGCCTCGTAaatgatggatgaataaataagggACGGGAGGCTCTGTAGATCTCTTCAGGAAGGCACTGAAAGCCATCTGTGTTGTGCTAAGAGAGAATACTGCAAGTTACAAAGCACAGGAAACCTGGATTGGAAAGTGAGCTTATGAAAAGTGAAGAAGTGAAACAAAACCTCTCTGCTCATGCAGCTGAGAGAAATAGAATCCAAAGGGTGGTAGCGAGAATGAGGTGGACCCTGTCTGCCGCAAGCTCACAGAGCTTCGGTAAGGTCACTTAACAGTCCAGGATTATAATGTCTTCGTCCCCTGAAGAACCTCCCAGCTCTGAGATACACAATATGCCAACTGAACGATACAGCTGCCATCTGTTGAaaacttactatgtgccagtcatACTGCAGCCTTTGCctgtattcattcttttctttaaccCTTGCCACCTTCTGatgctattttctccattttacagatgaggaaattgatgcACAAAGAGAGTTAACTTGCACAAGGCTGCCAggctagtgagtggcagagctggaattcaaattcTGGTAATTTGACTGTACAACCTGAACTTAAACAAAAAAACCTAAACTGTTTAGATTATGAAATAGATCAGGCACACAAGAGTGCATAAAACACATAAGAAGAGTTTTGAGTGCTCACTGACTGCCCACACATACAGATGACCTTGAATATTTGGTGAGTATACCAACCAAAATCCCATAGAAACCAAATTTATTCCAGATGGTTCAGATGAAGAGATGTGAATGAAGGCACGACTGGGAGAGGTCTGGATTAAGGCAACATCCCAAGACTAGCACCAGCAGGACCTCCTATAGGACTGAGAGACAGAGGAAATACAGTCCAGAGGCCCTGCGGAGATATGGAGAAGCCGCTCAGCAGGTGGAAGGGACTCTATGGACAAGCATCGCCCAGGCAggaaacaaataggaaaaaatgcCCAACTCTTCTCTCATCCTACCCTCTGACTTCCAGACAGTCTCCCAGCAGCTGCATCCCAGTGAAAGCCAGTCTGGAAGAGACCCTGGGTGATGCAGACCGAGGATTAGCCTCTCAGCCACAGGGGAGGGCAGTCAAGGGTGGAAAATGGagatgggggggggtggggacaaCCAGCAGAGACCACCACGAGCATGTGATAGGAACCATCTGAGACTTTCTCATAGGAAAAGCGGCAAAAGGAAGCTCACGAAGGAAGACTGCCAAGCCCTAATCATCAGCATATAACGAGTCATTTTCACCATCTTAGCTAAGGTAGCAAGTGTAATGAACATTAAATATAATTCACCATACAATTTTTAACTGGTGGAGTTTCATTACACCAAAATTACACTTTGGAAAGTAAAGATGCAAGGAAAATATCTCTATGTATTAgtctgagcctcggtttctcatcaaaagaaagagaataatatCTACCTTATGAGTAGTTCTGAGGATTTAACTAGACGGTGTATGTAAAGTTTGGCCTAGCACAAACTTGGAACCAGTAGGAATTAAATATAGTTTGTTGCTATTATCATTATGTGCCATTTTACTCATCTTACCCTATTTAGCCCTGCAACAAACAGCACCTGTTTCTGCGTAATTCCCCATTATGTGGGCCAGTATCAACAAGTCCTAGAATATTCTGATTGGACCTAGATTCTTCAGCCCATGTATCTGCATAGAGGTCCACCCAAACCATGAAAACAGAACCATGAACCATAGTTCACAGACATAAAACATTTCCACAGTCACTACTGTAGGAATTCTTAGAGAAATCCAGGAATTAATATCTGCTTTAatttagagaaactgaggctgaaagaCACATGACACAGACTTTGTGACTCCAATATATGTCACAACCATCTGCCTCTTAACTCCCACATTATGGCGGTCTATCTACCGTTAAGGATTAAGTTCTATGTCAGGACACGGACACCTTTGTAAACGATGGTGCTCCATGACTTAGATGGGTCCCTTTCTCATtgccaggaagaaaaataaaaaggtaggACAAAGATCAGACttggaatattttattaaaaatcagttttaaaatacaGGCCACTTGACTGGTAGGGCTGGGGCCTACAAGGTTATATGAGATCACGTGTGGCAAAGATATACAGTCAGGCTGCTCTCGACATGGCGGTTTTGAGCACAGCTTTGAAGTTCAGCAAACACACTCGAGACTCCTGGTGCTGCCACTCACCTGCTGAGGGGCCTTCGACTCATCCGTCAGTGtgctgggcctcggtttccccacGTAGGATGGTACTCACACCATGTGGTGAGATAACAACACTCAAGTGTTTGGCACAGGACCTGGCATTTCCAAAGCCCTCAACAAATGATAACTGTTGGAGTGCTTTCTACTTTCTCATCACTCAGCCTAATTTCATTGCACTAGCTTCTACCACCACATTTTGTCaggataaagtaaaagaaaatgggaTGAGTTATTCAACCACTCAAACCAACTCTTCAGTGTAAAACAAGAGCATATTTAATGTTGCTATTTAGGATCGTTAAGAATcaacatacaattttaaaaattaatttaagaaaaaaaaagtactgcaAGTTTTGAAGTGTAAGAAACAAATACTGGAGTCCAGGCAGAAGAAATAGATATACAGTTACGTAGAACATTCACGCAGAATACATTGCATGAATTCTAACAAAATGACCTCTTTTCActtcttccctcccctgcccccacccccacgagGTGGGGTTCCTTCCCATAACCACTTTCAACACAAGAGCCCAAATCTTGTCCTTCTCTCCAGTTCAACGTGACTTTGTTCAACTTCAATTCTTTCCCTGAGCTGGGCCCTGGAACCCTGAGGTGTGGCTCTGACTTCAAGCACTATCATCTAGTTGGGGAGACAGACACCGATTGGCCTCAGTTTCTGCCAGGTCCCATCACTGGGGAGGGTTTCCACATAGAGTCCTGTTCTCAGATGAGAGGGTGCCCAGAGGGAGTCCTTGAATTTGGCCCCAGCCAACAGACAGGGGACTCATCTACATGCCCAGTCGAAGGCAAAGTCATTAGGCTGTGTCTCTCTGGACGTCCCTTCCTGCCCTGCTTCTACTGTGGAATCATCTCCTCTTCCCTCAGAGTCAGTTGCCCTTCCCGTTTTCAGATCCCTACCTCCGCCACCCACCATCCCACCAATCTCCCttcaacaagaaagaaagaaaagcttgaAAACAGCCCATTTTGTCATTAGAAATTTATTCCTGCTATCACagtaaatggggcttccctggtggctcagaagataaagaatctgcctgcagtgtgggaaacacagcttagatccctgggtgggaagattccctagagaaggaaatggcaacccactccaacattcttgcttggagaatcccatggacggaggagtctggcgggctacagtccataaggtcgcacggggttggacacagctgaaacgacttagcatgcatgtagtGCTCTCAGGCTTCTccggtagctcagaaggtaaagaatctgcctgcaacacgggagacccaggttggatccctgggtgggaagatcccttgggagaagggaacggtaccccactctagtattcttgcctggagaattccagggacagaggagtctggcagactacagtccatgtggttggagagagtcggacacgccAGACCAATACCTACCACCCTAAAGACTGGCCCTGACGGAAAACCTGCATGAGTTATTTAAGCCCATTTGCGATTgttggagaagaggaggaaggtcaACAAGCATCTCAGGAGGAGATGTGCTGCCATCACTGGCCCTGCCTGGCCAGCTCTGAAGGCCTCCACTCCCAGGATGCCCAACATAGGAAGGTGGATCGAGTAGCTCTCATGTCACGGGAAACAGATAACACAGAGGCGAGGACGGCCATGGGGCTGGAGAGCTGGAGCTGCTGGGTCCGGGCAGATGTGTCTGCCCCAGGGAAGTGAGGGAACCTCAGGCTCAAAGACCCAGGCCCCGGGTCCAGCTGTCTTACTGGAGGTGggtgagagaggaggaaagagagagaaggcagtgTGAAGATGAGCACACTTCTGATTTTGACACTGATTAGCGCTATAAAGAATTGACCACATAAGGAAACTAGAAAATTGGTTTGGTTACGTCAGTGTAAGTCTAACCATAGTCATTTGTGCCAGCTGCCTTACCAGTGGTGTGTAATGTTGTGTTGCACTctaacagtgatggactttaatAAACGTGGTTCAGAGTAGTTCTAGGTTTTATTTAATTAAGGAAGTAAATGCAACATATGGGTTCCAGGCTTCGCAATTTCTTAAGTAACATAGTCCTCTGTTTTCAGCTTTAATAGATGGTTAATACTGTTGTTTTTAAGCTATCAGgtagaatggggggggggggggtgttcctATTGATTCAGTTTTTCCCCTGATAACTTTTTATTACAATTGCTATACAGTTTTCCTGTTACCTGTCCTtggaatttgtgatttttttccactCAGATGTTTCATACTCCtgaaataataaaagctataaattcccttttttcctttaaacacaTATCATTCATGTAGACACGGCCCCAATTATTCTGATTAGACCCTCAAATTAATGAATTATGTTGCATGCTAGCTCAGTTTAGAGCTCAAACAACAAATCTGCTAAATCACCATTATGGAGAACTTTGAGCCTGCTCTTTCATCAGACCTACAATAAGCTAGGAAGCAGGCAGGAAGCAGGCAAAGTGCAGCAGTCTCTGAAATGAAAGTAAGACTTCCTCACATCCGTTCCAAGTTCCGCGGTTATCACTTAGAGCAGTCTGATTCTTTACCTGATAAGTGTTCCTTCAGTCTGTTTCAGTGAATGACAGAATACTTACTGTATAATTGAAATTCTTTGGGTCAAAAGCAATACCATAAGAAATAGTTTTTTTCAATAATTACAGAGACATAAAATAATAGTCGTTTAAAAATCATTAGGCAGTGTTATAGTAACCTTATGTCATTTAactgtattttatacatacaaCTCTGAACAACAAATGAGTGGAAAATTAATTGCAAGGATCAGTttacagtgattttaaaattgttaCCTAATAAAATCTAACAGGCGAGTGTGATTTCAACAAAATTACTACTTCAGGTGAAAATGCTAACACTATGAACATATGTCAGAGCCCTGTGAGGTCATTTCAGTCACACATCAGTTTGTGAGCAGGGAGGAAAAGACTCCAAGTGTGAAAACTAATTATATACAAATGctgttcatttgttattatttaaataagCTGTGTCTTTAAATATGGTATTCTTTGGAAAACtcacttcattgtggtttttgaaTCAAAGATGAAATAGTCATTACAGTGTCCCAAGGAATCTTCTGATTGTACTGGGCAAAGAGTTCATTCGTAGAGTACATATTATAAAAACATCCAGTGGCCAAGTCCCATCAACAACTGTATCCGGTAGTGAAAGCCAGTCAGGCCATGCCCAGAAAGAGCATCAGTCCTTTGCTGGCTTGCCTGCTCTCTCTGTCCCAGTCGGTCTTTGTGGTGAGTGAATGTGGGATGAAGTCTCTGGGGTTTAGAGGATCTTGCACTCGTTGATGGAGAAGAACCTCCTCCTGTTGCGTCTCCGGGCTTGGTTCACGGCAGTTCGGACGGCACACTCAAACACCTGCTGGACGCCCCGGTTGCTGAGGGCCGAGCACTCCAGGTAGCCTTTGGCTCTCACATCCTGGGCCAGTCTCTTCCCTTCGATGGCGTTGACGCAGGAGGCCCGATGGGGCCCCACTTCCCGCTGGTCTGTCTGGGTGGCCACCACCAGCACGGGGGTGCACGGCAGGTTGCTCCTGACTTCCCCGATCCACTTGTTCTTCAGGTTCAGGAAGGAGTTGTGGTTGGCCACGGAGTAGCACATCAACACCACGTCCGCCTGCTGGTAGGACAGAGGGCGGATGCTCCTGAAGGCATCGTTGCCGGCGGTGTCCCAGAGGCCCAGGCTGATCTGGATCCCGTCCATGAAAACGTCTACACCTGTATTTTCATATACTGTAGGCTTATAAGCTTCAGGGAAGGTTTCGGAGGTGAAACGTACCAGCAGAGACGTTTTCCCCACAGCAGAGTCTCCCACCAACACACACTTGATGGAACTCAGCATCTTCGCGGCCCAGACTCCTAGTTAGAAGTTCAGAATCCTGGGGAGGAGAGCCCTCAGTGGGCTACTGAGACAAACGCCATTCGACACGGGGAAGGACGGCCAGACGGCTTTGTGTTCTCAGGACCTCTGACAGCCGCTTGCAGGATGTTACTTCTTCCGGTCCATCCAAGGGAGACACACAGTCTACTCTGAAAGTATCCAAAGGCTGGTGTTCAACTGGAACAAGGAAGAGAAGTGGAGAAAGTgagtcttttttcccttttttgatgACAGGGATCTTCCTCATTGGCAAACGGATCAATGAAGGGTCCCATCTCTGTGGAGCCGCCCGACCCCGCTTGTCTAAGCCTCTCTTACCCCAGCAGCAAAAGCTTGAATCTGTTATACCCCAGCATTGGAACCCACAACTCCACCCAGTCAAGAAGCAGAAGCTGATTTGATCTCTAAAATCAGCCCAGCGATAAAAATACAAGCAGCTGCTCTGGCGGTAACATGAAAAAGACCTCAATAGCAACCTGGTGTGAATGAGACGTGTTCGAACAGCTCTCTCTGGCCTTCTGCTCCAAGAAGTGGGGACCACAGCTGACAGAGGTCTCCGCCGCTTCAGTTTCTAATGGATCCCAGCCACTTTGGAAACTGCAAAAGAGAGCAATGTGATGAGCCTCAGATTCTATGAGCACTTCCTTTCATTTATTGACTCATCAGCTAGTGTTTGGTTTATGAGGGAATTTGTACTGAggtcagagagaagaaatcaccaagactttaaaaatttgcTGTGGTTTTTTCCCTTGAGGTGTTTCCAAAAACTTGCTACAAATGTAATGGAAAGGGCACTGTCCTTGGCATTTTCTGCATCTCAAGTCAGACTCCATTACCTATGCAACAACACGGCTTTGCTTAATCTGTAGCCCCAGTTTAGTCATCTGCAAGATTGTGATAAATTTAGGAGCCACTTCTCAGAGATCTTGTGGGGATAAAattgtttctctattttctgaACAGCTACCTATATATCAGGAACTCTGCTAGGCTTCTGGTTAAACAAAATAAAGTGCTTAAAAGCAGCTGTATTCTGTGCCTGTCACTTAAACAAGGAGCATAAATATGACGGCATCTAAATTTCATGAAAGGGTGAAATAACTTCTCATTCGCTGCAGGTGAAAGAGCTCCAGATGATGAGATCAGCCTGGAGACGGTATCCTGTCTGCTGGAGGAAGGCATCACAAGGCCAGCCCGGCTTCAGACAAGGGAAAGG
This sequence is a window from Odocoileus virginianus isolate 20LAN1187 ecotype Illinois chromosome 21, Ovbor_1.2, whole genome shotgun sequence. Protein-coding genes within it:
- the RHOH gene encoding rho-related GTP-binding protein RhoH is translated as MLSSIKCVLVGDSAVGKTSLLVRFTSETFPEAYKPTVYENTGVDVFMDGIQISLGLWDTAGNDAFRSIRPLSYQQADVVLMCYSVANHNSFLNLKNKWIGEVRSNLPCTPVLVVATQTDQREVGPHRASCVNAIEGKRLAQDVRAKGYLECSALSNRGVQQVFECAVRTAVNQARRRNRRRFFSINECKIL